One region of Baekduia soli genomic DNA includes:
- a CDS encoding cobalamin B12-binding domain-containing protein: protein MSAPARIRVLVTVLGLDQHEAGALAVVRMLRDAGMEVIYTGRFNTPETIAEVALQEDVQVVGVSAHSWEFLYYAPDLFERLGAADPPIPIVVGGSVVTEGDTRAVTAQGLHVVRPGAPEAEIVATFQRLARGEAPRPEAAAY from the coding sequence ATGAGCGCGCCCGCCCGCATCCGCGTGCTGGTCACCGTCCTGGGACTCGACCAGCACGAGGCCGGCGCCCTGGCGGTGGTCCGCATGCTGCGCGACGCCGGCATGGAGGTCATCTACACCGGGCGCTTCAACACGCCGGAGACGATCGCCGAGGTCGCGCTGCAGGAGGACGTCCAGGTCGTGGGCGTCAGCGCGCACTCGTGGGAGTTCCTGTACTACGCGCCCGACCTCTTCGAGCGCCTCGGCGCGGCCGACCCGCCGATCCCGATCGTGGTCGGCGGCTCGGTCGTCACGGAGGGCGACACCCGGGCCGTGACCGCCCAGGGCCTGCACGTCGTCCGGCCCGGCGCGCCGGAGGCCGAGATCGTCGCCACCTTCCAGCGGCTCGCCCGCGGCGAGGCGCCCCGGCCGGAGGCGGCGGCATACTGA
- a CDS encoding DUF4286 family protein: protein MPQAVYVVLTSPASPEREDEYNAWYDDVHLPEVTAVPGVTSARRYRMSEAQGRRFAELPGNHRYVALYHLDADDLAGVLDEIAARVADGRIVMSDALGADPAPVAVVFEAF, encoded by the coding sequence ATGCCCCAGGCCGTCTACGTCGTGCTGACCAGCCCGGCCTCGCCCGAGCGCGAGGACGAGTACAACGCCTGGTACGACGACGTCCACCTCCCGGAGGTCACCGCCGTCCCCGGCGTGACGAGCGCACGCCGCTACCGGATGTCTGAGGCCCAGGGCCGGCGCTTCGCCGAGCTGCCCGGCAACCACCGCTACGTCGCCCTCTACCACCTCGACGCCGACGACCTCGCCGGCGTGCTGGACGAGATCGCCGCGCGCGTCGCCGACGGGCGGATCGTCATGAGCGACGCGCTGGGCGCCGACCCCGCGCCGGTCGCCGTCGTCTTCGAGGCCTTCTAG
- a CDS encoding acylphosphatase, translating to MAPARGARAAGGARALRAVVAGATAPGAEDVADRARALGVLGWVRRDEDALRVHAEGAQEALEALEAVLRDGAGAGGAVEVDRVKPEGHEQFAIRGVSAGVFVVQEHQATAHHFDLRLEVEGTMRSWAVPKGPSLDPAAKRLAVQVDDHDPGHNSFEGAHGEGGVIVWDRGTYEQGGRVPWPEALERGHAVFVLHGEKLRGGFALQRTRPGAKAQWLLIKRRDDDARPGSDVVAEEPRSVLSDRTLDDLLAS from the coding sequence GTGGCACCGGCACGCGGCGCGCGGGCGGCAGGCGGGGCACGGGCTCTCCGGGCCGTCGTCGCGGGCGCCACCGCGCCGGGCGCCGAGGACGTCGCCGATCGCGCCCGGGCGCTGGGGGTCCTGGGCTGGGTGCGCCGCGACGAGGACGCGCTGCGCGTGCACGCCGAAGGCGCGCAGGAGGCCCTGGAGGCGCTCGAGGCGGTCCTGCGCGACGGCGCGGGCGCCGGCGGCGCCGTCGAGGTCGACCGGGTCAAGCCCGAGGGCCACGAGCAGTTCGCGATCCGCGGCGTCAGCGCCGGCGTGTTCGTCGTGCAGGAGCACCAGGCCACCGCGCACCACTTCGACCTGCGCCTGGAGGTCGAGGGCACCATGCGCTCGTGGGCCGTGCCCAAGGGCCCGTCGCTGGACCCCGCGGCCAAGCGCCTGGCCGTCCAGGTCGACGACCATGATCCCGGCCACAACTCGTTCGAGGGCGCCCACGGCGAGGGCGGCGTGATCGTGTGGGACCGCGGGACCTACGAGCAGGGCGGGCGCGTCCCCTGGCCCGAGGCGCTGGAGCGCGGTCACGCGGTGTTCGTCCTGCACGGCGAGAAGCTGCGCGGCGGCTTCGCCCTGCAGCGCACCCGCCCGGGCGCCAAGGCCCAGTGGCTGCTCATCAAGCGCCGCGACGATGACGCCCGCCCGGGCTCCGACGTCGTCGCCGAGGAGCCGCGGTCGGTGCTCAGCGACCGCACGCTCGACGACCTGCTCGCCTCGTGA
- a CDS encoding VOC family protein, whose translation MRTRITPNLWFDTEAEEAAAFYVSVFDDSRIVNVTHYTEAGPRPAGMVMTVEFELDGQRIVAINGGPQFTFDEAISLQIDCADQAEVDRFWSLLSDGGQEGPCGWLKDRYGLSWQVVPVGMDEMLADPDPERVRRAMEAMFTMRKLDLAALRAAADGVAAG comes from the coding sequence ATGAGGACGAGGATCACCCCCAACCTGTGGTTCGACACCGAGGCCGAGGAGGCCGCCGCCTTCTACGTCTCGGTGTTCGACGACTCCCGCATCGTCAACGTCACGCACTACACCGAGGCGGGCCCACGTCCGGCCGGCATGGTGATGACCGTCGAGTTCGAGCTCGACGGCCAGCGCATCGTCGCCATCAACGGCGGCCCGCAGTTCACGTTCGACGAGGCCATCTCGCTGCAGATCGACTGCGCCGACCAGGCCGAGGTCGACCGCTTCTGGTCGCTGCTGTCCGACGGCGGCCAGGAGGGCCCGTGCGGCTGGCTCAAGGATCGCTACGGGCTGTCCTGGCAGGTCGTCCCCGTCGGCATGGACGAGATGCTCGCCGACCCCGACCCCGAGCGCGTCCGCCGGGCGATGGAGGCGATGTTCACGATGCGCAAGCTCGACCTCGCTGCGCTGCGCGCCGCCGCCGACGGGGTGGCCGCGGGCTGA
- a CDS encoding class I adenylate-forming enzyme family protein codes for MSASPDDLDVTSLRHRRASHRWDRVSVGDFFERLTWSFPDREAIVARPGAFAHPVHERVTYRRADERANQVANALAARGLQPGDRVVMVCDNSVEAYLCKIGIAKAGMTCVPINPMLAPDVIAHLLGLTEPGFAIVDAELWPRMEAAFGRAGVAPGVTITIGGGPVGDSTDFLGFVEGMPVTEPDVEIHGDDVWEIIFTTGTTAMPKGVMITHTYSYFTAYSFALTQTRGVPLESDMRLCAFLPLIFHIADQSFTFPVWVSGGTLVMGRRFDAAAVAAAIDEERITTLYGGSPAMLADIADALEARPTPPSERRLRNAIYAWSAAPPALIDRLKALVGGEFLGVGILGQTEAMSSHRFPTDQFEEIFRATAPVQNYVGAPNPMLAADVVDDEGRSLAGSPGVPGEVVYRGPVITAGYYRDEAATREAFRGGWFHSGDTCAYDEHGLRIMLDRSKDIIKSGGENVSSLRVEAVLNEHPAVSRAAVVGLPHDHWGEAVTAFVILRPDGRASADELMAWARERLAGFESPKGVVFVDELPLAVGGKILKYKLRAEHAAHYG; via the coding sequence ATGAGCGCCTCGCCCGACGATCTGGACGTCACCAGCCTGCGCCACCGCCGCGCGTCGCATCGCTGGGACCGCGTCAGCGTCGGCGACTTCTTCGAGCGGCTGACCTGGAGCTTCCCCGACCGCGAGGCGATCGTCGCACGTCCCGGCGCCTTCGCGCATCCCGTCCACGAGCGCGTCACCTACCGCCGGGCCGACGAGCGCGCCAACCAGGTCGCCAACGCCCTGGCCGCCCGCGGCCTGCAGCCCGGCGACCGCGTCGTGATGGTGTGCGACAACTCCGTCGAGGCCTACCTGTGCAAGATCGGCATCGCCAAGGCCGGCATGACCTGCGTGCCCATCAACCCGATGCTGGCGCCCGACGTCATCGCCCACCTGCTCGGCCTGACCGAGCCGGGCTTCGCGATCGTCGACGCCGAGCTCTGGCCGCGGATGGAGGCGGCCTTCGGCCGGGCCGGCGTCGCGCCCGGGGTCACGATCACCATCGGCGGCGGCCCGGTCGGCGACAGCACGGACTTCCTGGGCTTCGTCGAGGGGATGCCGGTGACCGAGCCCGACGTCGAGATCCACGGCGACGACGTCTGGGAGATCATCTTCACCACGGGCACGACCGCGATGCCCAAGGGCGTGATGATCACGCACACCTACAGCTACTTCACGGCGTACTCGTTCGCGCTGACCCAGACGCGCGGCGTGCCGCTGGAGAGCGACATGCGGCTCTGCGCGTTCCTGCCGCTCATCTTCCACATCGCCGACCAGAGCTTCACGTTCCCCGTATGGGTCAGCGGTGGGACGCTCGTGATGGGCCGGCGCTTCGACGCCGCCGCCGTGGCCGCCGCGATCGACGAGGAGCGGATCACCACGCTGTACGGCGGGTCGCCGGCGATGCTGGCCGACATCGCCGACGCCCTGGAGGCCCGCCCCACGCCGCCGTCGGAGCGCCGCCTGCGCAACGCGATCTACGCCTGGTCGGCCGCGCCGCCCGCGCTCATCGACCGCCTGAAGGCCCTCGTGGGCGGCGAGTTCCTCGGCGTCGGCATCCTGGGCCAGACCGAGGCGATGTCCAGCCACCGCTTCCCCACCGACCAGTTCGAGGAGATCTTCCGCGCGACGGCCCCGGTGCAGAACTACGTCGGCGCGCCCAACCCCATGCTCGCCGCCGACGTCGTCGACGACGAGGGCCGCAGCCTGGCCGGTTCGCCGGGGGTGCCGGGCGAGGTCGTCTACCGCGGACCGGTGATCACCGCCGGCTACTACCGCGACGAGGCCGCCACGCGCGAGGCGTTCCGCGGGGGCTGGTTCCACTCGGGCGACACGTGCGCCTACGACGAGCACGGCCTGCGGATCATGCTCGACCGCTCCAAGGACATCATCAAGAGCGGCGGCGAGAACGTCTCGAGCCTACGGGTCGAGGCCGTGCTCAACGAGCATCCCGCCGTCTCGCGCGCCGCGGTCGTCGGCCTCCCCCACGACCACTGGGGCGAGGCGGTCACCGCGTTCGTCATCCTGCGCCCGGACGGCCGTGCGAGCGCCGACGAGCTCATGGCGTGGGCGCGGGAGCGCCTGGCCGGCTTCGAGTCGCCCAAGGGCGTCGTGTTCGTCGACGAGCTGCCGCTGGCCGTCGGGGGCAAGATCCTGAAGTACAAGCTGCGCGCCGAGCACGCGGCGCACTACGGCTGA
- a CDS encoding TspO/MBR family protein yields MTAPDVAGRRPLTARSVALVLGAVGATAGIGAVATTPALDSRWYRRLSTPPWQPPGAVFGPVWSVLYALIATSMLLTRSRGGEREGPLFVLFGTNLALNLAWTLIFFRGRSPLAAGVEILVLEGPTVALIVRAWPASRLAALLLVPYALWVAFATALTWAIWARNR; encoded by the coding sequence ATGACCGCACCCGACGTCGCCGGCCGCCGGCCCCTGACCGCCCGCAGCGTCGCGCTCGTCCTCGGCGCGGTCGGCGCGACCGCGGGGATCGGCGCGGTCGCCACGACGCCGGCGCTGGACTCCCGCTGGTACCGGCGGCTGAGCACGCCGCCCTGGCAGCCGCCGGGCGCGGTGTTCGGCCCCGTGTGGAGCGTGCTGTACGCGCTCATCGCGACCTCCATGCTCCTCACGCGCTCGCGCGGCGGGGAGCGCGAGGGTCCGCTGTTCGTGCTCTTCGGAACCAACCTGGCGCTGAACCTCGCCTGGACGCTGATCTTCTTCCGCGGTCGCAGCCCGCTGGCCGCCGGGGTCGAGATCCTCGTCCTGGAGGGGCCGACCGTCGCGCTCATCGTCCGGGCGTGGCCGGCGTCGCGCCTGGCAGCGCTCCTGCTCGTGCCCTACGCCCTGTGGGTCGCGTTCGCGACGGCGCTGACGTGGGCGATCTGGGCGCGCAACCGGTAG
- a CDS encoding class I SAM-dependent methyltransferase — translation MAEIASGRPTPENAEATGAWDGPLFERFVRFRDTLVAGLAVHGEEALRRHPPAPGQRVLDVGCGFGDLTCRLAGLVGPAGEAVGVDVAPRFVEAARAEAVAASVANARFAAADVQVADLGGPYDHAYSRFGTMFFAGPVAALRNVRSALVPGGRLVMVVWRTRTDNAWLYRAQQIVEDLVERPAEYDEPTCGPGPFSMADADTVSDILLHAGFTAVGLERFDAPIRCGHDLDEAVDIVMALGPAGEILRLAGERAAHRHDEVRAALREGMAEFQTPEGLFATSSTWIVTAA, via the coding sequence ATGGCCGAGATCGCCAGCGGCCGGCCCACGCCGGAGAACGCCGAGGCCACCGGGGCCTGGGACGGCCCGCTGTTCGAGCGCTTCGTCCGCTTCCGCGACACGCTCGTCGCCGGGCTCGCCGTGCACGGCGAGGAGGCCCTGCGCCGCCACCCGCCCGCGCCGGGCCAGCGCGTGCTGGACGTCGGGTGCGGCTTCGGCGACCTGACGTGCCGCCTCGCCGGCCTGGTCGGGCCGGCGGGGGAGGCCGTGGGCGTCGACGTCGCCCCGCGCTTCGTCGAGGCCGCGCGCGCGGAGGCCGTCGCGGCCTCGGTCGCCAACGCTCGCTTTGCGGCCGCCGACGTCCAGGTCGCCGACCTCGGCGGGCCCTACGACCACGCCTACTCGCGCTTCGGCACGATGTTCTTCGCCGGGCCCGTCGCGGCGCTGCGCAACGTCCGCTCGGCCCTGGTCCCGGGCGGGCGCCTGGTCATGGTCGTCTGGCGCACGCGGACCGACAACGCCTGGCTGTACCGTGCCCAGCAGATCGTCGAGGACCTCGTCGAGCGCCCGGCGGAGTACGACGAACCGACGTGCGGGCCCGGCCCGTTCTCGATGGCCGACGCCGACACGGTCAGCGACATCCTGCTGCACGCCGGCTTCACCGCGGTCGGGCTCGAGCGCTTCGACGCGCCGATCCGCTGCGGGCACGACCTCGACGAGGCGGTCGACATCGTGATGGCGCTCGGCCCGGCCGGCGAGATCCTGCGCCTGGCGGGCGAGCGCGCCGCGCACCGCCACGACGAGGTCCGCGCCGCCCTGCGAGAGGGCATGGCCGAGTTCCAGACGCCGGAGGGCCTGTTCGCCACGTCGTCGACCTGGATCGTGACGGCCGCCTGA
- a CDS encoding DUF1810 domain-containing protein: protein MTDPYNLHRFVEAQDAGDTYATALEELRAGRKRSHWMWFVFPQIAGLGSSLMARTYAISSAAEADAYLRHPVLGPRLLEAAAAVAVLPAPSAADVLGAVDAVKLRSSMTLFARAAPHQPVFQRVLDRFYDGVPDEETDRRL from the coding sequence ATGACCGACCCCTACAACCTGCATCGCTTCGTGGAGGCCCAGGACGCGGGCGACACGTACGCCACGGCCCTGGAGGAGCTGCGCGCCGGGCGCAAGCGCAGCCACTGGATGTGGTTCGTCTTCCCCCAGATCGCCGGGCTGGGCTCCAGCCTCATGGCCAGGACGTACGCCATCTCCTCGGCGGCCGAGGCCGACGCCTACCTGCGCCACCCCGTGCTCGGCCCGAGGCTGCTGGAGGCCGCGGCGGCGGTCGCGGTGCTGCCGGCCCCGAGCGCGGCCGACGTGCTGGGCGCCGTCGACGCCGTCAAGCTGCGCTCGTCGATGACGCTCTTCGCCCGCGCCGCGCCGCACCAGCCGGTCTTCCAGCGGGTGCTGGACCGCTTCTACGACGGCGTCCCCGACGAGGAGACCGACCGCCGCCTGTGA
- a CDS encoding sulfite exporter TauE/SafE family protein, producing the protein MTTAQAILVAAAGVAAGTINTVVGSGTLITFPVLLGVGYPPLVANVSNTVGLVPGSVSGALGYRGELEGQGGRVLRMGAASVAGGIAGALLLLTLPASAFKAIVPVLVGLALVLVVIQPRLAAWLTARQAADHVRPHHGGPLTRAGIFGTGVYGGYFGAAQGILLLAILGLTVEEDLQRANALKNILAGLVNCVSGIVFIVGGHVAWLPAALIAGGSVVGGQIGSRVGRRLSRPVLRGVILVVGIAAIVHLVA; encoded by the coding sequence GTGACCACCGCGCAGGCGATCCTCGTGGCCGCCGCGGGCGTGGCGGCCGGCACGATCAACACGGTGGTCGGCAGCGGCACGCTCATCACGTTCCCGGTGCTCCTGGGGGTCGGCTACCCGCCGCTGGTGGCCAACGTGTCCAACACCGTGGGGCTCGTGCCGGGGTCGGTCTCGGGCGCGCTGGGCTATCGCGGGGAGCTGGAGGGCCAGGGCGGCCGGGTGCTGCGCATGGGCGCCGCGTCGGTCGCCGGCGGCATCGCCGGCGCCCTGCTGCTGCTCACGCTGCCGGCCTCGGCGTTCAAGGCGATCGTGCCCGTGCTCGTCGGCCTCGCGCTGGTGCTCGTCGTGATCCAGCCGCGCCTGGCCGCTTGGCTGACCGCGCGGCAGGCCGCCGACCACGTCCGCCCGCACCACGGGGGCCCGCTGACGCGCGCCGGGATCTTCGGCACCGGCGTCTACGGCGGCTACTTCGGGGCCGCCCAGGGCATCCTGCTGCTCGCGATCCTCGGGCTCACCGTCGAGGAGGACCTGCAGCGGGCCAACGCGCTGAAGAACATCCTCGCCGGGCTGGTCAACTGCGTGTCGGGGATCGTCTTCATCGTCGGCGGCCACGTCGCGTGGCTGCCCGCCGCGCTCATCGCCGGCGGTTCGGTGGTCGGCGGGCAGATCGGCTCACGGGTCGGGCGCCGCCTCTCGCGGCCCGTGCTGCGCGGCGTGATCCTCGTCGTGGGGATCGCCGCCATCGTCCACCTCGTGGCCTGA
- a CDS encoding SGNH hydrolase domain-containing protein: MLTVIAAALSGRISHVQARTPASAAPTTAQQISDAERQACFGAATRDPGRPCVNARLRTEVVPDPGQAPTLPNTPCTLVAGSPDVCEFGVAADRATQTVALVGDSHAGHWRGALEVVARAHRWHGVSITHTSCPLSKAVRNLSGQDRFGACVRWKREVFGWFHRHPEIHTIFVAGLSGGVGVFPSAGRTRFETSVAGYRAAWRALPRSVHHIVVIRDTPKMRWTTNACVARAAAQGRAPGTACAVPRSARLDPDPLVTAARRLHSPRVQVVDLTRLFCGESSCYPVIGGALVFRDENHMTAVFSATLGPFLRRAVDGLMAGWRS, from the coding sequence GTGCTCACCGTCATCGCCGCCGCGCTGTCCGGCCGGATCTCCCACGTCCAGGCTCGCACGCCGGCTTCCGCAGCGCCGACGACCGCGCAGCAGATCAGCGACGCCGAGCGGCAGGCCTGCTTCGGCGCCGCCACGCGGGATCCCGGCCGGCCGTGCGTCAATGCGCGCCTGCGCACCGAGGTCGTCCCGGACCCGGGTCAGGCGCCCACGCTGCCCAACACACCGTGCACGCTTGTGGCCGGCAGCCCCGACGTCTGCGAGTTCGGCGTCGCCGCCGACCGCGCGACACAGACCGTCGCCCTGGTGGGCGACAGCCACGCCGGCCACTGGAGGGGTGCGCTCGAGGTGGTGGCGCGCGCGCACCGCTGGCACGGGGTGTCGATCACGCACACCAGCTGCCCGTTGTCCAAGGCGGTGCGCAACCTGTCCGGCCAGGATCGCTTCGGGGCCTGCGTGCGGTGGAAGCGCGAGGTCTTCGGCTGGTTCCATCGGCACCCGGAGATCCACACCATCTTCGTCGCGGGTCTCTCGGGCGGGGTCGGTGTGTTCCCCAGCGCCGGCCGTACGCGCTTCGAGACCTCGGTCGCGGGCTACCGGGCAGCATGGCGGGCCCTGCCCCGCAGCGTGCACCACATCGTCGTCATCCGCGACACACCGAAGATGCGCTGGACCACGAACGCCTGCGTGGCGCGCGCGGCGGCGCAAGGACGTGCGCCGGGCACCGCCTGCGCGGTTCCGCGCAGCGCGCGCCTGGACCCCGACCCGCTGGTGACCGCCGCACGGCGCCTGCACTCGCCGCGGGTCCAGGTCGTCGACCTGACGCGGCTGTTCTGCGGCGAGAGCTCGTGCTACCCGGTGATCGGCGGCGCGCTGGTCTTCCGTGACGAGAACCACATGACCGCGGTGTTCTCCGCGACGCTCGGGCCCTTTCTGAGGCGAGCGGTCGACGGGCTCATGGCCGGCTGGCGCAGCTGA
- a CDS encoding acyltransferase family protein — protein MPVPAPTRDPEAPAPTVVRPTAAPVATAAPPTVPRPEIQALRFVAVGLVVVYHLWPAAAPGGFVGVDVFFAISGFLITSLLLREIDRTGTLSLTGFWGRRARRILPAALVTLLACAVTTMAFVPLTYWPQFFSDLRASTGYVQNWHLAATAVDYFAAENAPSPVQHFWSLSVEEQFYLGWPVMMLCAMVVARGRSLRAKRVCVAVAMAALTLWSLRYSLRATAHNPGAAYFITSTRAWEFGAGGLLAMAGRSRAGAGGRAFLSWIGIAAITVAGALYTVHTPFPGSAAMLPVAGTLAVIHAGAPRRRWAPTGLFALGPVQFFGDISYAIYLWHWPLLILAPFVVHHAVDTSMTLAVLVLTILLSWISKRLIEDPVRSGRFLISRPFGWTLAAAAGATALVMAVDLGGTSYVQARIHEDERATQRILASAPRCFGAAAHDPARPCSNPALSRTVVPSPIEAPRLGNEPCASKQHDGLVSVCRFGAPTAGSAGRIALIGDSHASHWRAALDVVARSRAWAGVSLTRTSCPLSGAAAMLPEPARTHCLRWNRAVPAWLSRHPEVTTAFVVAHTGGHVADPAGVGQFAAQEQGFIDAWKALPPSVRHIVVIRDTPKMRGDTLACVERAIARGASSGPACAVPRGMALQRDPAAAGAARLRSPRVQPLDLTSVLCDPRRCWPVIGGALVYKDIHHLTAVFSSTLGPILGRDVDRLMGTWEAAATTGS, from the coding sequence GTGCCCGTCCCCGCGCCCACGCGGGATCCCGAGGCCCCTGCGCCGACCGTCGTCCGCCCGACCGCGGCGCCCGTCGCCACGGCGGCGCCGCCGACCGTGCCACGTCCCGAGATCCAGGCGCTGCGGTTCGTCGCCGTGGGGCTGGTCGTCGTCTACCACCTGTGGCCGGCCGCCGCGCCCGGCGGGTTCGTGGGCGTCGACGTCTTCTTCGCGATCTCGGGCTTCCTCATCACCTCGCTGCTGCTGCGCGAGATCGACCGCACCGGCACGCTGTCGCTGACCGGCTTCTGGGGACGGCGCGCGCGACGGATCCTGCCGGCCGCGCTGGTGACGCTGCTGGCCTGTGCCGTCACGACGATGGCCTTCGTCCCGCTGACCTACTGGCCGCAGTTCTTCTCGGACCTGCGCGCCAGCACCGGCTATGTGCAGAACTGGCACCTCGCCGCGACCGCGGTGGACTACTTCGCCGCCGAGAACGCCCCGTCGCCTGTGCAGCACTTCTGGTCGCTGTCGGTCGAAGAGCAGTTCTACCTCGGCTGGCCGGTGATGATGCTGTGCGCGATGGTCGTGGCCCGGGGCAGGTCGCTGCGCGCCAAGCGCGTCTGCGTGGCGGTGGCGATGGCGGCGCTGACGCTGTGGAGCCTGCGCTACTCGCTGCGGGCCACGGCGCACAACCCGGGTGCGGCGTACTTCATCACCTCGACGCGCGCCTGGGAGTTCGGCGCCGGCGGCCTTCTGGCGATGGCCGGGCGGTCGCGGGCCGGTGCGGGTGGCCGGGCCTTCCTCTCCTGGATCGGGATCGCCGCCATCACGGTCGCCGGTGCCCTCTACACGGTCCACACCCCGTTCCCCGGATCCGCCGCCATGCTGCCCGTCGCCGGGACGCTCGCCGTCATCCACGCCGGGGCCCCCCGGCGTCGGTGGGCGCCCACCGGGCTGTTCGCGCTCGGCCCCGTGCAGTTCTTCGGTGACATCTCCTACGCCATCTACCTCTGGCACTGGCCGCTGCTGATCCTGGCCCCGTTCGTCGTCCATCACGCGGTCGACACCTCCATGACCCTGGCGGTCCTCGTGCTCACCATCCTGTTGTCCTGGATCTCCAAGCGGCTGATCGAGGACCCCGTCCGGTCCGGCCGGTTCCTGATCAGCCGGCCGTTCGGCTGGACGCTGGCCGCCGCGGCGGGCGCCACCGCCCTGGTCATGGCCGTCGACCTCGGCGGCACCTCATACGTGCAGGCCAGGATCCACGAGGACGAGCGCGCGACGCAGCGGATCCTGGCCTCGGCTCCGCGCTGCTTCGGAGCGGCTGCGCACGATCCGGCCAGACCGTGCTCGAATCCCGCACTCAGCCGCACGGTGGTGCCGTCGCCCATCGAGGCCCCCAGGCTCGGCAACGAGCCGTGCGCCTCCAAGCAGCACGATGGCCTGGTCAGCGTGTGCCGGTTCGGCGCCCCGACGGCCGGCTCAGCCGGCCGGATCGCGCTCATCGGGGACAGCCACGCATCGCATTGGCGCGCGGCGCTGGACGTCGTGGCCAGGAGCCGGGCCTGGGCCGGCGTCTCGCTCACCCGCACGAGCTGCCCGCTGTCGGGTGCGGCTGCGATGCTTCCGGAACCCGCTCGCACGCACTGCCTTCGCTGGAATCGCGCGGTTCCGGCCTGGCTGAGCCGCCACCCCGAGGTCACCACGGCGTTCGTGGTGGCCCACACCGGGGGCCATGTGGCCGATCCGGCCGGCGTCGGCCAGTTCGCCGCCCAGGAGCAGGGGTTCATCGATGCATGGAAGGCGCTGCCGCCCTCGGTGCGCCACATCGTCGTCATCCGCGACACGCCCAAGATGCGCGGCGACACCCTGGCCTGCGTGGAGCGGGCGATCGCCCGCGGCGCATCGTCGGGCCCCGCGTGTGCCGTTCCCAGGGGCATGGCGCTCCAGCGCGATCCGGCGGCTGCCGGAGCGGCGCGGCTGCGATCCCCCCGTGTGCAGCCGCTCGACCTCACGAGCGTCCTGTGCGACCCCCGGCGCTGCTGGCCCGTCATCGGCGGGGCGCTCGTCTACAAGGACATCCATCATCTGACCGCGGTGTTCTCGTCCACCCTCGGCCCGATCCTCGGGCGGGACGTCGACCGTCTCATGGGCACGTGGGAGGCCGCGGCGACCACCGGGTCGTGA
- a CDS encoding aspartate aminotransferase family protein: MTTASEPTLPVDALGVVGDALARADETMDLASRHLDPSLVDVLHILGFDTSYRSAQGSYLHDADGRAYLDFHTGEGFASLGHNHPGVREVLHATLDAGLVDGVQLHYSPLAGMLAQELSQRLPAGLDAVFFASTGAEAVDSAMKFARAATGRPRLISCDSSFHGVTLGPLSLVGDEFFKEGFGPLLPGCARVPFGDLDRLEAELRAGDVAAFIVEPIQGREVTLPPAGYLHAAQELCRRHGTLFVADEVQTGLGRTGRWFALEHWGLEPDFVLVGKALSGGYMPVAAMVTRREIYQKAVGTLERCYVHQSTFGRNRLSMAAGLATLRILERDGLVAHAAHMNTVLTDGLAELQGRYDMIKEIRGSGLMIGIELQPRARAWPG, translated from the coding sequence ATGACGACCGCATCCGAGCCCACCCTGCCCGTCGACGCCCTGGGCGTGGTCGGCGACGCGCTGGCGCGTGCCGACGAGACCATGGACCTCGCCTCGCGCCACCTCGACCCCTCGCTGGTCGACGTGCTGCACATCCTGGGCTTCGACACGTCCTACCGGTCGGCCCAGGGCTCCTACCTGCACGACGCCGATGGCCGCGCCTACCTGGACTTCCACACCGGCGAGGGGTTCGCCAGCCTGGGCCACAACCACCCCGGCGTGCGCGAGGTCCTGCACGCCACGCTGGACGCGGGGCTCGTCGACGGCGTCCAGCTGCACTACTCGCCGCTGGCGGGGATGCTCGCCCAGGAGCTGTCGCAGCGCCTGCCCGCCGGCCTGGACGCCGTCTTCTTCGCCAGCACCGGCGCGGAGGCTGTCGACTCGGCGATGAAGTTCGCCCGCGCGGCCACTGGCCGGCCCCGGCTCATCTCCTGCGACAGCAGCTTCCACGGGGTGACGCTCGGCCCCCTGTCGCTCGTCGGCGACGAGTTCTTCAAGGAGGGCTTCGGCCCGCTGCTGCCCGGCTGCGCGCGCGTGCCGTTCGGCGACCTCGACCGCCTGGAGGCCGAGCTGCGCGCCGGCGACGTCGCGGCGTTCATCGTCGAGCCGATCCAGGGCCGCGAGGTCACCCTGCCCCCCGCCGGCTACCTGCACGCCGCCCAGGAGCTCTGCCGACGGCACGGCACGCTGTTCGTCGCCGACGAGGTGCAGACCGGCCTGGGCCGCACCGGCCGCTGGTTCGCGCTGGAGCACTGGGGCCTGGAGCCCGACTTCGTGCTCGTCGGCAAGGCGCTCAGCGGCGGCTACATGCCCGTCGCGGCGATGGTCACGCGGCGCGAGATCTACCAGAAGGCCGTCGGCACGCTCGAGCGCTGCTACGTGCACCAGTCGACGTTCGGCCGCAACCGCCTGTCCATGGCGGCCGGGCTGGCGACGCTGCGGATCCTCGAGCGTGACGGCCTCGTGGCGCACGCCGCGCACATGAACACCGTGCTGACCGACGGCCTGGCCGAGCTGCAGGGCCGCTACGACATGATCAAGGAGATCCGCGGCAGCGGGCTCATGATCGGCATCGAGCTGCAGCCCCGAGCTCGCGCGTGGCCAGGATGA